In Vibrio rumoiensis, one genomic interval encodes:
- a CDS encoding IS110 family RNA-guided transposase yields the protein MEDNLLLAIDLAKNSFQVCYMRNNGEVLLNKAISRNSLIKLLTGKKRFSLVAMEACGGAHYWARLAKGNGHEVKIIQPRSVKGLQLKQKTDKNDAYAVGVAALLPHIFSCNLMSEDEQGLQCLDRARALQLAQRTALSNQMRGFLNEYGIVLPKGIAPLVKRIPEILEDAENGLPDSLRQVLASQADILAMQTEQIEYYDCLIAEHIKQNKICQKLSKLEGVGPIVALGLMIRLGDGKEFTHSRDASACIGLTPKQHSTGGKERIGHISKSCADKRLRSLLYQGAMSIVYKVTLRAPTTEKERWLKSIVERRGKKIAAIAMANKTVRTAVALIKSDSDYQPLPIQA from the coding sequence ATGGAAGACAATCTTTTACTTGCAATCGACTTAGCGAAAAACTCATTTCAAGTTTGCTATATGAGAAACAACGGTGAAGTTCTTTTAAACAAAGCTATTAGTCGTAACAGTTTGATTAAACTGCTAACTGGAAAGAAGAGGTTTTCCTTGGTAGCCATGGAAGCTTGTGGTGGTGCTCACTATTGGGCCCGCTTAGCCAAAGGAAACGGCCATGAGGTAAAAATCATCCAACCTCGATCAGTTAAAGGGCTACAACTTAAGCAAAAGACGGATAAGAACGATGCTTATGCAGTAGGTGTTGCTGCTCTTCTCCCTCATATATTCAGTTGTAATTTGATGTCTGAAGATGAGCAAGGGTTGCAGTGCTTAGATCGAGCTCGAGCATTACAATTAGCACAGCGAACAGCTCTCAGTAATCAGATGCGTGGGTTCCTAAACGAATATGGCATCGTGTTGCCTAAAGGAATAGCCCCTTTAGTAAAACGGATCCCAGAAATATTAGAAGATGCCGAAAATGGCTTGCCTGATAGTTTACGCCAGGTACTAGCTTCACAAGCTGATATCCTAGCGATGCAAACAGAACAAATAGAATACTACGACTGTTTGATTGCAGAACACATCAAACAAAACAAAATTTGCCAAAAGCTGAGTAAACTGGAGGGTGTCGGCCCAATTGTAGCGTTAGGTCTAATGATACGTTTAGGTGACGGTAAAGAATTTACACACAGTAGGGATGCATCTGCTTGTATTGGATTAACACCGAAACAACACTCTACAGGTGGTAAAGAACGGATTGGGCATATTTCTAAAAGTTGTGCAGATAAGCGCTTGAGAAGTCTCTTGTATCAAGGAGCAATGTCCATAGTGTACAAAGTAACACTTCGTGCTCCAACAACAGAGAAAGAACGATGGCTAAAATCTATCGTAGAGCGGCGTGGTAAGAAAATAGCCGCAATAGCTATGGCAAATAAAACTGTTAGAACAGCCGTTGCACTCATAAAAAGTGATAGTGACTACCAACCATTGCCGATTCAAGCGTAA
- the ltrA gene encoding group II intron reverse transcriptase/maturase, translating into MISSHEVSAPSGSAQWQSIDWKAVERHVLRLQMRIAKAIREGKHGKAKALQWILTHSKAAKLLAVRRVSQNKGSKTPGIDGDIWNTDARRMAAVSLLSRKGYRAKPLRRIYIPKKNGKLRPLGIPCMIDRAQQALHLLALEPISETIADPNSYGFRPNRSAADAIQQCFKCLCKKGAAQWVLEGDIKACFDKIGHQWLLDNIPTDKRMLKQWLGCGYIDKGLFYKTAEGTPQGGIISPTLMLLTLVGLEKLTKSIARKTGSRVNFIGYADDFVITGSSKEVFVNDIKPQLMTFLQERGLTLSEEKTHVTHINDGFDFLGFNARKYKGKLLIKPSKSNVLSFLRNMRDVIRKHATIPVADLIKMMNPKLRGWANYYRHCVAKQTFGYVGHQVFLALWRWSVRRHPNKGRKWIAHKYFLNYQGQWIFHGWFKKDGLYGVIRLFQIGQVPIKRHVKIMSQANPFDPFWEGFLNERKVKNTGRNSWFEPVATAL; encoded by the coding sequence ATGATCTCTTCTCATGAAGTGAGTGCCCCTTCTGGCAGCGCCCAATGGCAATCCATCGACTGGAAAGCGGTTGAGCGTCATGTGTTAAGGCTCCAGATGCGCATTGCAAAAGCAATCCGAGAAGGTAAACACGGTAAGGCAAAAGCACTACAGTGGATACTGACTCACTCGAAAGCAGCAAAACTTCTCGCTGTTCGTCGAGTATCACAAAACAAAGGCAGTAAAACGCCAGGAATTGACGGCGACATCTGGAACACCGATGCACGTCGAATGGCGGCAGTCAGCTTACTGAGCAGAAAAGGCTATCGAGCCAAACCGCTCAGAAGAATCTATATCCCAAAGAAAAACGGCAAGCTTAGACCATTAGGTATCCCGTGTATGATAGACCGAGCGCAACAAGCGTTACACCTTCTCGCACTAGAACCTATATCTGAAACAATTGCCGACCCTAACAGCTATGGGTTTAGACCCAATCGAAGCGCAGCCGATGCAATACAGCAGTGCTTCAAATGCCTATGCAAAAAGGGAGCAGCACAATGGGTTCTTGAGGGGGATATCAAAGCTTGTTTTGACAAGATAGGTCACCAGTGGCTACTTGATAATATCCCGACAGACAAAAGGATGCTCAAGCAATGGCTGGGATGTGGCTATATAGACAAGGGGCTGTTCTACAAAACGGCAGAGGGAACACCACAAGGCGGGATAATTTCACCCACCCTGATGTTACTTACTCTTGTCGGACTAGAAAAGTTAACTAAGTCTATCGCTCGCAAAACAGGCAGCAGAGTCAACTTTATAGGTTATGCTGACGACTTTGTTATCACTGGGTCTTCAAAGGAAGTTTTTGTGAATGACATTAAGCCGCAACTGATGACTTTCTTACAAGAAAGAGGTTTAACGCTTTCTGAAGAGAAAACGCATGTGACTCATATTAATGATGGCTTTGACTTTCTTGGCTTTAACGCCAGAAAGTACAAAGGAAAACTGCTCATTAAACCGAGCAAGTCCAACGTATTATCATTCTTACGAAACATGCGTGACGTCATCAGAAAACACGCAACAATCCCAGTAGCCGATCTCATCAAGATGATGAATCCAAAACTACGAGGATGGGCGAATTACTATCGCCATTGTGTTGCTAAACAAACCTTCGGCTATGTTGGCCATCAGGTGTTTCTAGCGTTATGGCGATGGTCAGTCAGGCGTCACCCAAACAAGGGGCGTAAATGGATCGCACACAAGTACTTTCTAAACTATCAAGGGCAATGGATTTTCCATGGCTGGTTTAAAAAGGATGGGCTGTATGGCGTGATCCGACTGTTTCAAATCGGTCAAGTGCCAATCAAGCGACATGTAAAAATCATGAGTCAAGCGAACCCGTTCGATCCTTTTTGGGAAGGTTTTCTCAATGAACGTAAGGTGAAAAATACAGGTCGTAACTCATGGTTTGAACCTGTTGCAACAGCTTTGTGA
- a CDS encoding Tn3 family transposase: MPRKTLFTLSERETLTAFPQEHHDLVRHYLFNDADLALINQRRGKHNRLGFAIQLCYLRYPGKPIPPDEEPPAHLLSFVSEQLGVPITHWKRYAIRKTTRREHLTELMNWLGMASFTLSHFRLSVQYLLKTSVQTESGMVLAKTLLDYLRTQKVVIPGMEVLERICAEAITLGTKRVYRALTSELSEGQKEQLDRLLLMRNQQSQTFINWLRQPHGFPNAKHVLKHIERIEYIQALSLPDGLEKMVHQNRLRKIAREGGQMTPQHLRDFEPLRRHATLAAVVLDTRATLIDELIDMHDRIMASKENVARRKHAEQFQSSGKQINEQLKVLSQAGRLIQKARESKSDPFDAIETSIGWQVFLDSIKSAEQLSQPEFDHLTLIIDAYPQLRRYTPAFLDALELKAAPVSQSLLDAVNVLRKLNLTKARKLPEDVPTDFIRKRWASLVFTEEEINKKYYELCVLSELKNALRSGDIWVRHSRQFMDFEDYLLPLDKYRALFSQQELGLDIETDGELFLEQKKNQLVTALKRVELHAADNNLPGTIVTASGMRITPLTNSVPDEAEKLIRKVSALMPKVKITELLLEVDRWTDFSRHFTHLKGGQPASDRVMLMTAVLADGINLGLTKMASSCPGTSYAKLSWLQAWHVRDDTYSKALAELTNAQHQHHFSQWWGDGTTSSSDGQRFNAGGRGESKGHFNAKYGSEPGSIFYTHISDHYAPFHTRIINSPARDATYVLDGLLNHESELNIEEHYTDTAGFTDHVFALMPILGFKFAPRIRDLSDKRLYIAGNKSDYPTLGGLIGGDVNFDYIALHWDDILRLSASIGKGVVTASLMLRKLGSYPRQNGLALALRELGRIERTLFTLEWMQDINLRRRVQAGLNKGEAKNALSRAVFFNRLGELRDRSFENQRYRASGLNLVVAAIILWNTEYISQALETLRSRGEIIDDALLSHLSPLGWEHINLTGDYIWPELDN; encoded by the coding sequence TTGCCACGCAAAACCCTCTTCACGTTATCTGAACGTGAAACATTAACGGCATTTCCTCAAGAGCATCATGATCTTGTCCGACACTACCTATTTAACGATGCCGACCTTGCCCTTATTAACCAAAGGAGAGGGAAACACAATAGACTTGGGTTTGCTATTCAGCTTTGCTACTTGCGATATCCCGGAAAACCCATTCCTCCAGATGAAGAACCTCCAGCCCACCTGCTGTCTTTCGTAAGTGAACAACTCGGTGTACCAATAACACATTGGAAGAGGTATGCGATAAGAAAGACGACCCGCAGGGAACATCTCACTGAGCTGATGAACTGGTTAGGGATGGCCTCTTTTACTCTGTCCCATTTTCGTTTGTCCGTACAATATTTACTAAAGACTTCGGTCCAAACCGAATCAGGTATGGTGCTTGCCAAAACGTTGTTGGATTATCTACGCACCCAAAAGGTAGTTATTCCTGGCATGGAGGTATTGGAAAGGATATGCGCGGAAGCGATCACTCTCGGAACGAAGAGAGTATATCGTGCACTGACATCGGAATTGTCTGAAGGTCAAAAAGAGCAGTTGGATCGACTTCTACTGATGCGGAACCAGCAAAGCCAGACGTTTATTAACTGGTTACGGCAGCCACATGGTTTTCCCAATGCAAAGCACGTTCTAAAACATATAGAGAGAATTGAATATATTCAGGCACTATCTCTGCCTGATGGTCTGGAAAAAATGGTTCATCAAAATAGGCTCAGAAAAATAGCCCGTGAAGGTGGTCAAATGACACCACAACATCTCAGGGATTTCGAACCGTTAAGACGACACGCAACACTGGCGGCTGTGGTACTTGATACAAGAGCCACTTTGATTGATGAACTCATAGATATGCATGACCGAATCATGGCTAGTAAAGAGAATGTTGCCAGACGAAAACATGCTGAACAGTTTCAAAGCTCAGGCAAGCAAATTAATGAGCAACTAAAGGTACTGTCACAGGCCGGACGCCTTATTCAGAAAGCCAGAGAATCAAAAAGTGATCCATTTGATGCTATTGAAACCTCCATTGGCTGGCAGGTCTTTCTTGATAGTATCAAAAGCGCAGAGCAACTTAGCCAACCAGAGTTTGATCATCTTACGCTCATTATTGATGCGTATCCTCAGTTACGCCGTTACACTCCGGCGTTTCTTGATGCACTGGAATTAAAGGCGGCTCCAGTCAGCCAGTCTCTGCTTGATGCGGTTAATGTCCTTCGTAAACTGAACCTGACCAAAGCGCGTAAGTTACCCGAAGACGTACCGACTGACTTTATTCGAAAACGATGGGCCTCCCTTGTCTTTACTGAGGAAGAAATCAATAAAAAGTATTATGAACTTTGTGTCCTTTCAGAACTGAAAAATGCGCTTCGTTCGGGTGACATATGGGTTCGTCATTCCCGACAGTTTATGGACTTTGAAGATTACCTGCTTCCTCTCGACAAATATCGCGCACTGTTTAGCCAACAAGAGTTAGGGCTGGATATTGAAACTGACGGTGAGTTATTCCTTGAACAGAAAAAGAACCAGCTAGTCACCGCATTGAAACGAGTCGAACTCCATGCTGCTGACAACAACCTTCCCGGTACGATAGTGACTGCCAGCGGAATGCGCATTACACCGTTGACGAACTCTGTTCCAGATGAGGCTGAGAAGTTGATTAGGAAGGTATCAGCACTTATGCCTAAAGTGAAAATAACTGAACTTCTTCTGGAGGTAGACAGATGGACAGATTTCTCACGCCATTTTACTCATTTGAAAGGGGGACAACCCGCATCTGACCGAGTAATGTTAATGACTGCTGTTCTTGCAGACGGAATCAACTTAGGTCTGACAAAAATGGCCTCATCCTGCCCTGGTACTTCTTACGCTAAACTCTCTTGGTTACAGGCCTGGCATGTTCGAGACGATACTTACAGTAAAGCATTGGCTGAGCTGACAAATGCACAGCATCAACATCATTTTTCTCAATGGTGGGGTGATGGTACGACATCCTCTTCGGATGGGCAGCGATTTAATGCGGGAGGTCGGGGAGAATCCAAGGGACACTTTAATGCTAAATATGGCTCAGAGCCGGGAAGTATTTTTTATACTCACATTTCAGACCACTATGCGCCGTTTCATACCCGGATCATCAACTCCCCTGCGAGAGATGCCACCTATGTACTGGATGGCCTTCTTAACCATGAATCTGAACTCAACATTGAAGAACATTATACGGATACCGCTGGATTCACTGATCATGTATTTGCACTCATGCCAATATTGGGATTCAAATTTGCTCCACGAATACGTGATCTTTCAGATAAGCGTCTGTATATAGCCGGTAACAAATCGGATTATCCGACATTAGGAGGGCTAATTGGTGGGGATGTGAACTTTGATTATATCGCCTTGCATTGGGACGATATCCTCAGATTATCTGCATCAATCGGAAAGGGAGTGGTCACAGCTTCTCTGATGCTGAGAAAGCTCGGTAGCTATCCCCGTCAAAACGGATTGGCACTGGCATTGCGGGAGTTAGGGCGTATAGAACGCACTTTATTTACTCTGGAGTGGATGCAAGATATTAATCTTAGACGTCGAGTTCAGGCTGGCCTTAATAAAGGTGAAGCGAAAAATGCTCTTTCTCGGGCAGTTTTCTTTAACCGATTGGGGGAATTAAGAGACCGGAGCTTTGAAAACCAACGTTACCGCGCCAGTGGGCTTAATCTGGTTGTTGCTGCAATTATTTTATGGAATACAGAGTACATCAGTCAGGCATTAGAAACACTCCGCAGCCGTGGGGAAATCATCGATGATGCATTGCTTAGCCACTTATCTCCTTTAGGGTGGGAACATATAAATTTAACGGGAGATTACATATGGCCAGAACTGGATAATTAA